DNA from Struthio camelus isolate bStrCam1 chromosome 18, bStrCam1.hap1, whole genome shotgun sequence:
CACTATCACAAGCTGCTTTTTCTCATGTGATCTCTCAATATACAGAAGTTATTTCTGTCATGTATGCTCATTGTGCGTGTTGACATTTAGAGACTAATGGAAAGGCCTAGCTTCAAATAGGAGCATTCAGCGTAGAAGGTACTTTAGTCTCTTCCTATAAGACTACTTGTATATGCAAGCAATGAAAGCTACTGTTGATAGGAAAGTAAGAAAATGCCATGATGTAGATTTGTGAGAAGCAGGACATGATCTTTTCAGGGTCTGACTTTCTGATGACcagttcaaagatttttttttttttttttgcttgacctGCTTCTATAGAGGTCTAAAGCATTCAGTAGTAAGTGGTCTGTGTAACAGTGGAATTGGAGGTGGCTCTGCTTGCAAGTCACGTGGAGTCCACTAAGGAAATGCCTCGGGCGTTCTTACCTCTGCAGGTCAGTGGGACCACAACGTGTTTGCAATATGAGGAATGATTCCTGAAAGACTCTTGTTATTGACCTGAACAAAGTGAGTACGCTCTGGGGGGTAGGGAGGAATGGGACATGACGCGCAGGTAAGCCTAATGCAGCTATACGTGAATTCATTGTGCAGCATGGACAGCAGCACCTGAGAGGAATCTACTGACACTGGGGAgcaggtgggggaaaaaaggtaagGAACAGGAAATAAAGGGATCATCCTATAAGAACAAAGTTGTGTCAGGAGTAATAATGGGTTTCTGTGTGTAGGTTTCAGTTGCTTTACAAAGGAGATTAAGTATTATTGTGGCATTTTGCAGGGAAAGAAAGTTTGGGAGGGGTACCAAGGTCAAGGACATACTATTGGCTAAACCAGACTGCCTTCCCATACCATGCAGGTCTCGGGTGTGATTGTATTTAGAGCTTTAGAGGTCAGTTCTCATCTCtgagaatggggaaaaaatacaagagCTAAGTTATGAAAAGGAAATGAGCACATTTTGGATAAAGATGGAAGCCCATAAGGTTTTAATGAAGTGGTTCTGATCAAGCCATTTTACTTGGATTCATGCACTTCACCCTTCAGTGGCAGAACATCTAAAGGGCTTGGGTAAGCCGTTGACTAAAAATAGGCACCCAAGGGAGAATCCAGTGAGCCTGAGTAACCAGGCTTATAGAGGATAAGCAAGAAGGTAGGGTGACTGGGGAAAGCATCTTTGAAGAATTCTTTGTAATTAATTGCAGGCAATAGACAATGCCTCTGCAGGATTATTCTTTCCAGACTGCAAAGGTGATGCaatgtcagagaaggaaatggggATTTTCAGAATGAACTGCAGGAAATCTTCCTAGCAGCTGCTATTCACCTGTCAGCAATGAAGGAATTAAAGAACAAAGAGCTGAGCTTCCAACAAAAGTACCAGGATCATCAATCTATCTGAGGGAAAACAGGATCCCCATTGAAGTGACAACATTTTTCAATGTTATTTGAGGCTAAAGGCCAGGCACTATTGTGAGACAGTTGAACAGGACAACAAAACGCTGTACATGGATATTCTGTCAAGTGAAAATCAGTGGAAACGAATGCAAGTTAACGTGTTGTTCCTTCATACAAATGAATTCTGAGCCAGCTATAATCCCATGGGGGAAAAGATCTTCAGACTTTCACACAGTTCTAGAAATCTGAGCCTGGGAAGGAATGGTTAGAGGAGTTAACCCTTTGCTGCCATGCGAATGGCTTATATGTCTTTTAATGAGCGAGCTGGAACGATCCTCATTTCTAGCGAGACATTATGCCCTTGCCTTTTTGAGAACGTAGGGAGATTCTGACTTACAAATGCTGTTTGTGTCCCGTCCTTTCACAGACTTGCTCTCTAAATTTTATCTCGTCTCCACAGTTCCTATGGATCTCAACCCCCTAGTCagacacactttttaaaatatttctttactcaGCTAAACCCTTCTGGCCAATTATTTGCTGTAGCTGTTTCTCTTAGGCTCAATTTGTTGACGCTTTTCTGATACAAGCTGTGCCTGGAATAAAGATATAATAGGATGATTCACGGGGCTCTCCCACTGAAGCAGTCCTGTATTTAGCACTTGTAATACTCATCTTTGGAGTCTTTTTGCCTTGTACTCTGTTAGTGGGAAAAGACTGTGATGCTTCTACTTGCATACTGTTTATTACAGATGAGTTTTATCCGTTCTGACAGATTCTTTCTCAGAGTTGTCTTGCGCTCTCAAACAACTGATGCTTAGTGTCTCAAATATCACAGAGCTTCTCTGCTGTCCCACCTCAGGGTAAAAACAAGTCTACCTTCCTTTATTCATTTAGCCTTTCAAATAGTGCTTTAAAAATGCCTTGCTTCCATTCAAACTATTTTGTGTCTCCCAGGATGGCTTAGCTTGTATTTGTCCTGGGTGAAGTGCAATAATATCCTGCACCCTAGAGCCCCCTACTCTTGGTCCCCAGATGATCTGCAAAACAAGAAtgcatatatgcaaatataataCCTGATGCTGTATTCACCAACATCGATGCTTTGGGCCTTTGTTTGAGGAAGACTTTTATATTCACCCACCACTCCCTACGGTCTCCCATTCCCTATTTTAATAAGCTTATGATAGAAAGTAGCATGATGACTTACACATCCCTAAGCCttgatttaaaaagtaataaaaaaaaaagctgggataaagcttacttttttttaatcccataaTGAGCACAATGGGATGCTGTTTCATCATGCACGAGTGTCACGAACACAAACAGTACAGTTTTTCAGACTGTGCTACAGCAATCATTCTCACAATGTGGTAAGTTTAACATTAGATGTCCTCTACAATTGCACGAGCAAGAACTTGTCTAAGCTGACTTATAATCATTCTTATAATAATTTATTGAATTTCAGTGTATATCTCCTAATGAATTTAGATTCTGAAGTGGTACAGCTGAAACGTTCAAAATTTTATCTTATGAACTAGCTGAAAATTGTTCACTGATTCAACTtcaagaaataatttattgtgTCAATTAAGTACTCAGTATTTTGAATGGAAGTTCTCTCATTAGCTTTAGACTGgctgagaaaatatttgcaaataattaGTTCTGTTGGGGAGCAGGAACTCAAATCCAGCTTCCAGTGCAAATGCTTGGTATTAGCATGAGCTTGCTTTCTGTGAACGTGGTCCCTTTGTTGGTTTAAACTTTAGGTTAATTGACAAATGTTACTTAAGTCTGCTTGTTAGAATAGCTGTGGAAAGCAAATCACACGTGCAAATAGTAGTGAaatgaattccatttattctttGACAGACTACTGGTAGGAAAGAGATGTCTGGCTCTAAGTTTAGCTACCACTGCTAAAGAAATTCCAATGACAGCTGTTCAGAGTACAACGCAGGCAAAAAGCAAGAAAGCTGAATGTTacgaaacagagaaaaaaaaaaaacctatatgaTGGCATTGCATAAATCTGATACATCTTCACTTGCAGTAAGTGATCAGTTCTGACCACTtaattgctcaaaaaaaaaatcctctcaacTGAAGATGGAAAAGGCTTGCATGTAAGTGATAACTTTGTGAAACTCTTGactttgcaaagagaaaagcaacagaagacaGGATTGAGGTATTTAATGATGGTAAACAGAAGACTAGCTGACATGCCCTATTTACCTTTTCTATGTTAGAGAACAAGAAGGCACTCGTTGAACGTTGAAAGGCAACATTTTACAGTGGAGAAAAGGAAGTACTGCATTTAACTCAGGGGGATCATTGCCACAGGATATTGCTGAGGTAAATAAATCTTATATTACGTTTTGATACAAAAGTAGTATTTGCAGCATTGCTGGCTAACCTAAAACAATTGATCTATGTTTTGGAGAATCAATGGATCACTAAATAGTTATTCTGGGAAGAATtactaaactaaattaaaaataaaattcttgagTAAAATGGAAGGGGGACAAGTCTATGAACAAAGAAAGCACAGCTAATGTCATGCTGTGGAATCAATGGCTCAGCAGAAAGTAATATGCATTAACTGAAATGGATGTAttctggggaaaggagggaagacagTATCTGGCTTCATTGAAGGAGCTGAGATAACAGAGTAGAGGTAgattttgcattttctaaattTATGGAAAACAATATTGATAGATTTCCTGGCTTATATTGGCCTATGATGATTCCTGCATGCTGAGGCGTGAAGATCTGTGTGTCTATACTCGTAAACATGCACTGAAGTATAGCAAGATTGACCTTCATGTGTTACTATCTTGAGTACAAGTGCCCAGGAAAATGAGAACAGGATATTGGCAGCTCACTGCCACTTAACAGTTTAACCCTTTTGCTATCAGTAGGTAAACGTTCCATAAAAGAATTGAAGAGCTGGTACAGTGAGCAAGGGAAGCAGAGTTCAGGAGGCAAGGCTTgaggaagagagaacaaaaaagcCTGTGGCTTCAAATCTTAAGTGGAAAGGCAACTGCAGGCCCAAACCCTCAGCTTTTGTTAAAACTATTAGTGTTGGGGAAAATGTTTCAAATACGGTGACAAAGTGTAAATGCAGCTGGGAccaattttttcctcctgattcCTGGATGTCATCACCCTAGAATGGAGGTCAAAATGTATCGCTTGAGCTTAGGCAGAAGGGTTCTGACCTCACTGAATGGttgtggttatttaaaaaaaaacaaaaaaacaacactcATATGCTGTCCCTCATCTCAAGGTAATCTATGGAGCAGGTGTCTGAAGTCTGATCTCATACAGTTCTGGTATGACAGTACTTGATGGTGCTAGCCCCTAGCTCCTCACCTTGCTTTTCCACACGCTTTGGTTTCCAGAACAGACGCATGATCTGTTTGCCTTTAGGCATTATTTAAAAAGGCTCTATCCATACACCACAAAAAACAAGCTAAGTTGTGAGAGTTGTTCCATCCGCTTGATGTATATGGATAGCTAGAGGGCATATGCAGGAAACTGCCACTTACAGTGGCAGGGGCTGAAATGGTCCGAAAAGCAGTGTATTTCCCCATGGGGGAAGAACTTGAAAGTGAAGAGAAATCAGTGCAACCTGACTTCATCGTGTAAACAGTGTTCTAGCTACACCAGCTATAAAACCAGTGTGTTATGGTGCCTCCTATTTTTGTAATGGTGGAAACAGATTTATGTTGTGTAAACAATGTTCACTGTAATGAGTTTAACCTAATGGCTCTGTAAAGAAAAATGAGGTGATGTGTCTGAATTCACCGTGTAAACTGTCTTGCTGCTTAACACTGATGTGGAGTAAGCTGTACTAAGTGGAGTAAGCTGTATTAGGTGATAGGATGAGAGGTAGTGGGGAAGGGCAAGCCTCTTCCCCATTGGCTTCATATAGAGCAGGTATCCTgacttctccttctcctcctccatgtGGAGGTATTGACCATTTTGCTAGAACTGCAGTGTGAAAATATGAAACGGAAGCTGGACTCTTCAAAAGTTTAGCGCAAAATGGAAGAGTCTCAACTCCTTCTCAGGGTCAGTCCCTTCCCAAAGAGGAACACAGCTCCAGGATCTCGGGGAAGGTCAGTGCTAAGTGTGGCTCCTGATTCACAGATTAAAAATTAGATAAAATATATCCAGTCTATTAGCTGAAATCTTTTCACTGTACAGGACTGGGACTTGCATGGGGATACCTGCTGTTCCAGTCTACAAGTGCTCCCTCCAGAGATCAGAAACCTCCTGTCTGAAACAGCTTTGAGAAGCTTTCACACCCCAAAGGGAAGTTAAGAGTTGTGCGTTTTTAAGGCTCTCCACAAAAGGGTGACTGAAAGATCTGTTCTCCGGCGCTATTTTCAGCTTATTGGAATGCCTGGTGGAAACGCGGCAGCGTGGTTGTGCTCAAGCTGGAGGTGAAAACAGGGGGCAATGAATGAAGGGGACCAAAGTTCAGTGAGGCCCCAGTTCCAGGAGATTCTTGAGGTTGATGTTGCAAAGTGGTAAGCAGTGGCTGGGTCTCCCCCTGTGAGTAGCCCATGACCAATCCCCCTGAAGATACAGGTGGATTGCAAGGAGGAAGATTTAGggggaggaagccaagaagaTGAGAAAAGTCCATGTTAGCAGCACAGAGAGCCTCTGAAAGGTTAGCAGGGCTCTTGGAAAGCAGAGCCTCATCCAGAGGGGGTGGCTGAGGCGAAGAGGACTGAGGCTCACCAGATGAGAGAGACAGACTGCCAGGGAAGTCTGACAAAAAGCTGTCCACCTCTACTTTGGGTAGTTTCTCAGGCAAATATGAGGTAGATCCAAGCTGATACTTTGGAGGAGGTTGCGGTGGGGAGGAGATGGGAGAAGAAGACTCCAGAGGATAGCTCATTCCCATTGGAAGAGAATTAGGAATCAAAGAATGGGGCATCCCTGAGCTTGGCATGGTTTGGAGATGTGTACTGTACATGCCCACAGGCAACATGCCAGGGAAGCTCTTACCACCTATCATGTCTCTGGATGCCATACATAGGACTGGACTCAGCTCTTCTTTCACTGCTACAGATGAGCTGCAGCTTAGGAGACCCAACATGTCAACTGGCTCTGTCTTTATCTTCAGCAGTTCCTGGGAGTGGCTTTTCTTCATGTGCCTGGTCAGATGATCTTTCCGCCCAAATCTTTGAGCACAGTACTGGCACAGGAAGTCCTTCCGCCCCGTGTGTACTACTAAATGTCTCCGCACATCTTTCCGAGTGTAGAAGCGCCGATCACAATGGTCACAGGgatgcttcttttcttttgctccaCCAGAGGCCCGCCTAGAATGAGCTTTGAGGTGCTCCAGCAGGACTTGCGTACTTTCAAATGTCTGGAGGCATACTTTACAGCTAAGATCACCACTGGCAGCTGCGTGCATGGCCAGATGTCGCCTGAAGCCAAGTTTTGTGTTGTAGTTCTTGCCACACTCAGGGCAGTGGAGGGCCTCCTTGTTGGGATCGTGGGTCTGGAGGTGGTTGCGCAGGTGATCTTTCCGGTGGAACATCTTCTCGCAATACATACACTGATGAGGCTTCTGAGCAGAGTGAGTGGCCATATGCCTTTTGGGAGAAAAGCAGGAGAGTTTAGACTAGAGTCCGACCCCTAAGAGAACACACGCTACTTTCTCAAGATTTTCCTTGTGTTCTACACTCAATGGCACACAAATCCCAGCTGGAATTTTAATGCTACTAAAAAGAGGCTGAACTGACAGCATGGGCAGCAGTGATTCTCCAGGCACAGAGGCAAAACATTTCAAGCAAGCTACAGAGTCTGTCTAAGCAGTGCCTGTCCTGCCTAGAATGCATCACCTCTGCACTTGAATGCTTCAGTCTTCTACTCAGCTCCTGTTCTCTCTGTTGAGGCTACCAAAAGGGGAAATGACAAAGGCAACCTTGGCGGTTTATGACAATAAATGCTTGTCCACTGATGAGACAGCTTCATTTCATCGAGAGGTATCAGATTGTGGCAATGTCTGTTGACTGCCACTGTGGACTGATTTCACCTTGGTATCTTAAGACTCTATGAAACCGTGGTTCATCTAGTCTTCAAGTTCCTAGTgatcttataatttttttttttaatgctacgtTTCAATACACAAATGGCAGCTCTACTTCTTCATGCTAGAACAGTAACTGGCATAGAAATATTCCTGTGATTACAGCTACAGAGATAGGGTTTATGCAATATGAGTACTATTCTTTtcaggttgtggggggaggttttgttttttgtttttttgttttttaatctgtgaaCTTCACTTTATGCTTCAATTTCCTTAGTAATACAGAAAATATCTTGAGCTCAGGATAAGGTATTATCTGAGGTTCTCTGGAAGATGCTTAAACAGATGCCAAGTATGGTAATGTCTGGGACTCAACTGCTTTGCAAGGTAACAAGGgcattccccctcctccaccttctcaGAAATTATATCAAAAAACATCATGGAGgggttttcccctctcttctggTAGGGGAGAACTGTTCTGCAGAGGCACTCAGCAGTTACCTACCTATATAGCTTGTACTTAGAAGCAAaggctttgccacagtgcagctGAGGACAGTTGTATGGTCTCTGCTCAGTATGAGAAAGCGAGTGAGTTCTCAGCTTGTCCACATTAGGGAAGGAGGTCTCCGATATTTCGCATTGGCATTTTCCCTGACTTTCGGTCTCTTCACCTCTTGGCCTGGGGACTAATTTCCAgcctgtctcctcctcctcctgctttgcATCTTGAATCCagttggggacactggggaaaAATGCCGTCATGGCAGGTCTAGTAGAACATGGCCATGTCAAGCAGAACTCAAGCCTGTGGGCGTCTTGCTGTGATGTTGTCCTGGTGCAGCCGTCAGTCGAAACCTCTGTGGCAAAACTGCTTTAATAGCAAAAAATCTTCATCTGAAATCACAAAACACTTAGCGTTAAGACAATGTAGCTCTCACGTGTGCACACAAAAATGTATGAGCATTCAACAAGCACTATAAATATGTGAAGATGCCTGTCTTGCATGTTGCATATTCACAACAGACAGGGAAACTCATCTCTAGAATGTCTGTCTTTTGCGGAATAAAATGTAGTCAAGTGTGTTACTGTTCGGCACAGCAGATCAGCTAGAGAGTGCTTCTAACACGAGAGTGCTAGATTTGAGCTTAACCCAGGTATGCATCCATACGGCTATCCGCTATACGAGACGAAGTGCCACCAGTAGTTGATGCATTCTGAGCACAGCAGAAATAATTTACTACTGAGCAGAAAGACGTTAAATCACTTCTCTTACAGAGAAACCCTTGTTTCCTTTGATTTCCTGAATAAAATGATATTAAACTTTTGTGAATAACTTGGTTGCAACTATCAAGAGCCACTCTCACTTGCTGcgttcattttcttctgaaattttgcAGGTGGGTGTCTCTCTGCAGCTCTAAATACCTCATATTTCCCAGCTTTTTTGTGAATCTCTTTTcatcccccttttccccccatgTACTTCATAGTTTAATTCTCACTTGCTCTTGATCATTGTTCATATGGGGTTCTCGTCTAGAGCTTCTCTGAGAAACTAAGGTtctcatgtaattttttttcatctacTCTGCTACAAACCTGGTAAACTGGTAAGACCACTTCCTAGCAAACCAATCGGAATTATCATGACTGTATATGGGTCAACAGGACTGCGGAAGAAAACCTGCTACTATCAGCAGCATCGCACCTTTTCAGGATGGTAACAGATGCTACTTCTCTTCAAGGTATGATTAGTcattgtattttctcttttctactgCAGGGCAGATTGTGC
Protein-coding regions in this window:
- the PLAGL2 gene encoding zinc finger protein PLAGL2, which produces MTAFFPSVPNWIQDAKQEEEETGWKLVPRPRGEETESQGKCQCEISETSFPNVDKLRTHSLSHTEQRPYNCPQLHCGKAFASKYKLYRHMATHSAQKPHQCMYCEKMFHRKDHLRNHLQTHDPNKEALHCPECGKNYNTKLGFRRHLAMHAAASGDLSCKVCLQTFESTQVLLEHLKAHSRRASGGAKEKKHPCDHCDRRFYTRKDVRRHLVVHTGRKDFLCQYCAQRFGRKDHLTRHMKKSHSQELLKIKTEPVDMLGLLSCSSSVAVKEELSPVLCMASRDMIGGKSFPGMLPVGMYSTHLQTMPSSGMPHSLIPNSLPMGMSYPLESSSPISSPPQPPPKYQLGSTSYLPEKLPKVEVDSFLSDFPGSLSLSSGEPQSSSPQPPPLDEALLSKSPANLSEALCAANMDFSHLLGFLPLNLPPCNPPVSSGGLVMGYSQGETQPLLTTLQHQPQESPGTGASLNFGPLHSLPPVFTSSLSTTTLPRFHQAFQ